A stretch of the Nothobranchius furzeri strain GRZ-AD chromosome 5, NfurGRZ-RIMD1, whole genome shotgun sequence genome encodes the following:
- the dtnbp1a gene encoding dysbindin-A isoform X1 — MFENFRERLHMVQQDFSTGFKTLGDKSRDSKMKRRSRLEEGFPHFSAGLDILSRYEKSWFLLHRRTKDCAQLAESVDGDIVMLSAHWERKRAALKHLQEQLQTLPDLISELDAITANIAHLEGDFEEMESRLVYLETLCCQCEQQTIKKHHLNQLETYKKKKRKEVELLEVELTSEHAQKVAELELAVHQKLRERQKVYEEAFNQDMERYISTGCLQNKGAPNRECEGPQIHPPKMRRRRGELQVPEIQALPQNAGTPRRLQPGRPPPPSRGTEDRPGGPQPAAGRVPGDISGKATGPPAASHPLAGRARDPATRDPATRDPGATTPAGDPAEPRDPDPTRQPPGSNRQMPKS, encoded by the exons ATGTTTGAGAACTTCAGAGAGAGACTTCACATGGTCCAGCAGGACTTTTCCACTGG CTTCAAGACCCTTGGAGACAAATCAAGAGACTCCAAAATGAAGAGGAGATCCAG GTTGGAAGAAGGTTTTCCACATTTTAGTGCTGGGCTGGACATCTTAAgcag ATATGAGAAGAGTTGGTTTCTGCTCCACAGAAGAACGAAGGACTGCGCTCAGCTGGCAGAG tcaGTAGATGGTGACATCGTAATGCTGTCAGCTCATtgggagaggaaaagagcagCTCTCAAACATCTACAGGAGCAGCTGCAGACCTTGCCAGACCTAATCAGTGAACTGGATGCCATCACTGCCAACATTG CTCATTTGGAGGGTGACTTTGAGGAGATGGAGAGCAGGCTGGTTTACCTGGAGACATTGTGCTGTCAGTGTGAGCAACAGACCATCAAAAAACACCACCTGAACCAGTTGGAAACttacaagaaaaagaaaag GAAAGAAGTGGAGTTATTGGAag TTGAACTGACATCAGAACATGCCCAGAAGGTAGCAGAGCTGGAGCTGGCTGTGCATCAGAAACTCAGAGAACGACAGAAGGTTTACGAGGAAGCCTTTAACCAAGACATGGAGCGGTATATTTCTACTGGATGTTTGCAGAACAAAG gagcgcccaacagagagtgtgagggaccacagatccaccccccaaagatgcgcagaagacggggggagctccaagtcccagagatccaggcgctgccccagaacgcaggaaccccaaggagactgcaaccaggaaggcccccgcccccctcgagaggcacagaggatcgccccggggggccacaaccagcagccggcagagtccctggagatatcagcggcaaggccACAGGCCCGccggcagcctcccaccccctagccggccgagcccgggacccagcgacccgggacccagcgacccgggacccaggggcgaccacccccgccggggacccagcagagcccagggacccagaccccaccaggcagccaccgggatctaacaggcagatgccaaagtcttaa
- the dtnbp1a gene encoding dysbindin-A isoform X4, whose product MFENFRERLHMVQQDFSTGFKTLGDKSRDSKMKRRSRLEEGFPHFSAGLDILSRYEKSWFLLHRRTKDCAQLAESVDGDIVMLSAHWERKRAALKHLQEQLQTLPDLISELDAITANIVELTSEHAQKVAELELAVHQKLRERQKVYEEAFNQDMERYISTGCLQNKGSAEAVECILDDIMVTNLSDQEALDDFLSSTVEDVSCGSSLTSGPDCGSCSSESLSQAPPTDSQESDQVSDEEKIGSEESDKPLVQSDEDVQSNVSLVGLQDTGTNWGSDESDSAGDQTQAD is encoded by the exons ATGTTTGAGAACTTCAGAGAGAGACTTCACATGGTCCAGCAGGACTTTTCCACTGG CTTCAAGACCCTTGGAGACAAATCAAGAGACTCCAAAATGAAGAGGAGATCCAG GTTGGAAGAAGGTTTTCCACATTTTAGTGCTGGGCTGGACATCTTAAgcag ATATGAGAAGAGTTGGTTTCTGCTCCACAGAAGAACGAAGGACTGCGCTCAGCTGGCAGAG tcaGTAGATGGTGACATCGTAATGCTGTCAGCTCATtgggagaggaaaagagcagCTCTCAAACATCTACAGGAGCAGCTGCAGACCTTGCCAGACCTAATCAGTGAACTGGATGCCATCACTGCCAACATTG TTGAACTGACATCAGAACATGCCCAGAAGGTAGCAGAGCTGGAGCTGGCTGTGCATCAGAAACTCAGAGAACGACAGAAGGTTTACGAGGAAGCCTTTAACCAAGACATGGAGCGGTATATTTCTACTGGATGTTTGCAGAACAAAG gttCAGCAGAAGCTGTCGAGTGCATCCTGGATGACATCATGGTTACTAACTTATCAGACCAGGAAGCTCTGGATGACTTCCTCAGTTCCACTGTAGAAGATGTTAGTTGTGGATCCTCTCTGACTTCAG GTCCCGACTGTGGGTCCTGCTCCTCTGAGTCGTTAAGCCAAGCTCCTCCCACAGACAGCCAAGAATCTGACCAGGTTTCAGACGAGGAAAAAATTGGTAGTGAAGAGAGTGACAAGCCGCTGGTCCAATCAGATGAGGATGTGCAGTCTAACGTGTCACTGGTTGGCCTGCAGGACACTGGTACTAACTGGGGTTCTGATGAGAGTGACTCTGCAGGGGATCAGACCCAAGCTGACTAG
- the dtnbp1a gene encoding dysbindin-A isoform X3 codes for MFENFRERLHMVQQDFSTGFKTLGDKSRDSKMKRRSRLEEGFPHFSAGLDILSRYEKSWFLLHRRTKDCAQLAESVDGDIVMLSAHWERKRAALKHLQEQLQTLPDLISELDAITANIVELTSEHAQKVAELELAVHQKLRERQKVYEEAFNQDMERYISTGCLQNKGAPNRECEGPQIHPPKMRRRRGELQVPEIQALPQNAGTPRRLQPGRPPPPSRGTEDRPGGPQPAAGRVPGDISGKATGPPAASHPLAGRARDPATRDPATRDPGATTPAGDPAEPRDPDPTRQPPGSNRQMPKS; via the exons ATGTTTGAGAACTTCAGAGAGAGACTTCACATGGTCCAGCAGGACTTTTCCACTGG CTTCAAGACCCTTGGAGACAAATCAAGAGACTCCAAAATGAAGAGGAGATCCAG GTTGGAAGAAGGTTTTCCACATTTTAGTGCTGGGCTGGACATCTTAAgcag ATATGAGAAGAGTTGGTTTCTGCTCCACAGAAGAACGAAGGACTGCGCTCAGCTGGCAGAG tcaGTAGATGGTGACATCGTAATGCTGTCAGCTCATtgggagaggaaaagagcagCTCTCAAACATCTACAGGAGCAGCTGCAGACCTTGCCAGACCTAATCAGTGAACTGGATGCCATCACTGCCAACATTG TTGAACTGACATCAGAACATGCCCAGAAGGTAGCAGAGCTGGAGCTGGCTGTGCATCAGAAACTCAGAGAACGACAGAAGGTTTACGAGGAAGCCTTTAACCAAGACATGGAGCGGTATATTTCTACTGGATGTTTGCAGAACAAAG gagcgcccaacagagagtgtgagggaccacagatccaccccccaaagatgcgcagaagacggggggagctccaagtcccagagatccaggcgctgccccagaacgcaggaaccccaaggagactgcaaccaggaaggcccccgcccccctcgagaggcacagaggatcgccccggggggccacaaccagcagccggcagagtccctggagatatcagcggcaaggccACAGGCCCGccggcagcctcccaccccctagccggccgagcccgggacccagcgacccgggacccagcgacccgggacccaggggcgaccacccccgccggggacccagcagagcccagggacccagaccccaccaggcagccaccgggatctaacaggcagatgccaaagtcttaa
- the dtnbp1a gene encoding dysbindin-A isoform X2, whose amino-acid sequence MFENFRERLHMVQQDFSTGFKTLGDKSRDSKMKRRSRLEEGFPHFSAGLDILSRYEKSWFLLHRRTKDCAQLAESVDGDIVMLSAHWERKRAALKHLQEQLQTLPDLISELDAITANIAHLEGDFEEMESRLVYLETLCCQCEQQTIKKHHLNQLETYKKKKRKEVELLEVELTSEHAQKVAELELAVHQKLRERQKVYEEAFNQDMERYISTGCLQNKGSAEAVECILDDIMVTNLSDQEALDDFLSSTVEDVSCGSSLTSGPDCGSCSSESLSQAPPTDSQESDQVSDEEKIGSEESDKPLVQSDEDVQSNVSLVGLQDTGTNWGSDESDSAGDQTQAD is encoded by the exons ATGTTTGAGAACTTCAGAGAGAGACTTCACATGGTCCAGCAGGACTTTTCCACTGG CTTCAAGACCCTTGGAGACAAATCAAGAGACTCCAAAATGAAGAGGAGATCCAG GTTGGAAGAAGGTTTTCCACATTTTAGTGCTGGGCTGGACATCTTAAgcag ATATGAGAAGAGTTGGTTTCTGCTCCACAGAAGAACGAAGGACTGCGCTCAGCTGGCAGAG tcaGTAGATGGTGACATCGTAATGCTGTCAGCTCATtgggagaggaaaagagcagCTCTCAAACATCTACAGGAGCAGCTGCAGACCTTGCCAGACCTAATCAGTGAACTGGATGCCATCACTGCCAACATTG CTCATTTGGAGGGTGACTTTGAGGAGATGGAGAGCAGGCTGGTTTACCTGGAGACATTGTGCTGTCAGTGTGAGCAACAGACCATCAAAAAACACCACCTGAACCAGTTGGAAACttacaagaaaaagaaaag GAAAGAAGTGGAGTTATTGGAag TTGAACTGACATCAGAACATGCCCAGAAGGTAGCAGAGCTGGAGCTGGCTGTGCATCAGAAACTCAGAGAACGACAGAAGGTTTACGAGGAAGCCTTTAACCAAGACATGGAGCGGTATATTTCTACTGGATGTTTGCAGAACAAAG gttCAGCAGAAGCTGTCGAGTGCATCCTGGATGACATCATGGTTACTAACTTATCAGACCAGGAAGCTCTGGATGACTTCCTCAGTTCCACTGTAGAAGATGTTAGTTGTGGATCCTCTCTGACTTCAG GTCCCGACTGTGGGTCCTGCTCCTCTGAGTCGTTAAGCCAAGCTCCTCCCACAGACAGCCAAGAATCTGACCAGGTTTCAGACGAGGAAAAAATTGGTAGTGAAGAGAGTGACAAGCCGCTGGTCCAATCAGATGAGGATGTGCAGTCTAACGTGTCACTGGTTGGCCTGCAGGACACTGGTACTAACTGGGGTTCTGATGAGAGTGACTCTGCAGGGGATCAGACCCAAGCTGACTAG